One genomic window of Sulfurovum lithotrophicum includes the following:
- the hemJ gene encoding protoporphyrinogen oxidase HemJ, whose amino-acid sequence MAYYTWILAFHVMSFTSWMAMLFYLPRLFIYHREHADNKAFGEVVEVQEYKLYNYIGVPAMWATILSGGLMLYLNPGIFQSGGWMHAKLFFVALLIAYSFSLNVIRKKLIVDPYYKSGKYFRFYNEVPTLLMIFIVIMVVVKPF is encoded by the coding sequence ATGGCATATTATACATGGATACTGGCATTTCACGTCATGAGTTTTACAAGTTGGATGGCAATGCTTTTTTATCTGCCGAGACTTTTCATCTACCACAGGGAGCATGCTGACAACAAGGCTTTTGGAGAAGTAGTCGAGGTACAGGAGTACAAGCTCTATAACTACATCGGTGTACCTGCGATGTGGGCGACGATACTTTCGGGTGGACTTATGCTTTATCTGAATCCCGGTATTTTTCAAAGTGGTGGATGGATGCATGCAAAACTCTTCTTTGTTGCTTTGCTGATCGCATACAGTTTTTCACTCAATGTGATACGTAAAAAGCTGATCGTTGATCCCTACTACAAAAGTGGGAAGTATTTCAGATTCTACAATGAAGTACCGACACTGCTGATGATCTTCATTGTCATCATGGTCGTGGTCAAACCGTTCTAG
- a CDS encoding DUF2231 domain-containing protein: MQLPALPFKIPEIPLPFDIPALMHPPVDHFIIALPIVVLLLEIINLFTKKRAIGVISFFLLILTVVAAIAAYLTGSADGKHAWDLLSEAGQADLKAHKLLGTYLMLASVIVLVFKLLSSMIQRGMMKALYLLILVLFVAGILKQGKEGGELVYTYGANVKIVKIKDDELFDCKDDLSDYIAEEKEAEEEAKAVAEAKKAEEAKKAEEVKKTEESAKPEDSVAKEESAAIDAPEAVKDHAAAAAEVEESASKEAFETKEDSANFKNEAQADEKKELAPAE; the protein is encoded by the coding sequence ATGCAATTACCAGCACTACCGTTTAAAATACCTGAGATACCACTACCGTTCGATATACCGGCACTTATGCACCCGCCGGTCGACCACTTTATCATTGCATTGCCGATAGTGGTGCTTTTATTGGAGATCATCAATCTTTTTACAAAAAAAAGAGCGATCGGAGTGATCTCTTTCTTCTTACTGATACTGACCGTTGTGGCGGCAATTGCTGCATATCTTACCGGATCTGCCGATGGAAAACATGCATGGGATCTTCTCTCGGAAGCGGGACAGGCGGACCTGAAGGCACATAAGCTGCTCGGTACCTACCTGATGCTGGCATCTGTCATTGTGCTTGTGTTCAAACTACTTTCCTCAATGATCCAGAGAGGAATGATGAAGGCACTTTACCTTCTGATCCTCGTTCTTTTTGTTGCAGGTATCCTAAAGCAGGGCAAAGAAGGTGGAGAACTGGTCTATACTTACGGTGCCAATGTCAAGATCGTAAAGATTAAAGATGACGAACTCTTTGATTGTAAAGATGACTTGAGTGATTATATAGCCGAAGAGAAAGAGGCTGAAGAGGAAGCCAAGGCGGTGGCAGAAGCAAAAAAAGCTGAAGAGGCCAAAAAAGCTGAAGAGGTCAAAAAGACAGAAGAATCTGCAAAACCGGAAGACAGTGTTGCAAAAGAGGAGTCTGCTGCGATAGATGCTCCTGAAGCTGTAAAAGATCATGCGGCAGCCGCTGCAGAAGTGGAGGAGAGTGCATCAAAAGAGGCATTTGAAACCAAAGAGGATAGTGCAAATTTCAAAAATGAAGCCCAGGCAGACGAGAAAAAAGAGCTTGCTCCTGCAGAATAG
- a CDS encoding type IV pili methyl-accepting chemotaxis transducer N-terminal domain-containing protein: MCFSIGFLHAIEIANLSQAVDVAGKQRMYTQRMLKDYAMIGLQNNFGNPKEDLTKIMANFENHLDSLIAFNKEPKTEESLLKVKKLWVPIKQALNEPPSKDKAGKMQEDLEALLKQSNEAVGLFAKQTGKESGEIINISGRQRMLSQRMASLYMLKVWGVNDPQFKKKMDASMKLFKDSLDRLMKSDMNTPEITALLKKAERAFKFFEIMNRSKSKFIPALIYKKSNEILKNMNTATGLYAAQEGK; this comes from the coding sequence ATGTGTTTCTCAATCGGATTTTTGCATGCCATTGAGATCGCTAACCTTTCGCAGGCAGTGGATGTAGCCGGAAAACAGCGTATGTATACCCAGCGGATGCTGAAAGATTATGCAATGATAGGTTTGCAGAATAATTTCGGAAATCCAAAAGAAGATCTGACGAAGATAATGGCAAATTTTGAAAACCACCTTGACTCGCTGATCGCGTTCAACAAGGAGCCCAAAACAGAAGAGAGTCTCTTGAAAGTAAAGAAGTTGTGGGTTCCCATTAAGCAGGCACTGAATGAGCCGCCCAGCAAAGATAAGGCAGGAAAGATGCAGGAAGACCTTGAGGCACTTTTGAAGCAATCTAATGAGGCGGTCGGCCTCTTTGCCAAGCAGACAGGAAAAGAGTCGGGTGAGATCATCAATATCTCTGGCCGTCAGCGTATGCTTTCCCAGAGAATGGCGAGTCTGTACATGCTGAAAGTATGGGGTGTGAACGATCCCCAATTCAAAAAAAAGATGGATGCATCGATGAAGCTTTTCAAAGATTCTCTTGACCGCCTTATGAAATCAGATATGAATACACCGGAGATTACGGCACTCTTGAAAAAGGCGGAAAGAGCATTCAAGTTCTTTGAGATTATGAACAGATCAAAGTCAAAATTTATTCCGGCATTGATCTACAAAAAATCCAATGAGATCCTTAAAAACATGAATACTGCTACAGGACTGTATGCTGCACAGGAAGGTAAATAG
- a CDS encoding c-type cytochrome, with product MKKKILLGLFLNLILHAETMSEVYLKNGCHGCHGLYGEGIGATPRLQGQREEVLLKKLKDLQNGKTRTAFGNVMISFAKNLDENQTLEMAKYLSTLKRTEQDEVYELDYDDNAGDGSS from the coding sequence ATGAAAAAAAAGATATTACTCGGACTCTTTTTAAACCTTATACTGCATGCCGAAACGATGTCGGAAGTCTATTTGAAGAACGGATGTCATGGATGTCACGGGCTTTACGGTGAAGGGATCGGTGCGACTCCCAGACTGCAGGGACAAAGAGAAGAGGTACTGCTCAAAAAGCTGAAAGACTTGCAAAACGGAAAAACACGAACGGCATTTGGAAACGTGATGATATCTTTTGCCAAAAACCTGGATGAGAACCAGACCCTTGAAATGGCAAAATACCTCTCTACTCTCAAAAGAACGGAGCAGGACGAAGTATACGAGTTGGATTACGATGACAATGCAGGAGACGGGAGCTCCTGA